The Salvelinus namaycush isolate Seneca chromosome 8, SaNama_1.0, whole genome shotgun sequence genome has a segment encoding these proteins:
- the LOC120052649 gene encoding UPF0690 protein C1orf52 homolog, with translation MVDKKKPDSFHYFMSYDDLSDSSDSNSSDSDEQGQKKSRGKGGDDATGSGNKSPQHGTKRAVSGAPLPKPDELFKSVAKPSFLYNPLNKQIDWESRAVKAPEEPAKEFKVWKTNAVPPPQSYATETEKPKKGAPPGMDMAIKWSNIYEDNGEDAPQPHTGNAVFLPTEEQPSDSDEDGDKASVSAKKRRVESFQQKEKRKRDLGQATSDKSFVEEEKRILRQNAD, from the exons ATGGTTGATAAGAAGAAACCAGACTCGTTCCATTACTTCATGAGTTACGATGATCTGAGTGACAGTAGCGATAGTAACAGCAGCGATTCTGATGAACAGGGCCAGAAGAAATCGAGAGGAAAGGGGGGGGATGATGCTACTGGAAGCGGCAACAAATCTCCCCAACACGGGACCAAGCGGGCGGTTAGTGGAGCTCCTCTACCCAAACCCGACGAGCTCTTCAAGTCGGTTGCCAAGCCATCCTTCCTGTACAACCCATTGAATAAACAGATAGATTGGGAGAGCCGCGCCGTGAAAGCTCCCGAAGAG CCTGCCAAGGAGTTCAAGGTGTGGAAGACGAATGCGGTGCCCCCTCCTCAGAGTTATGCCACAGAAACAGAGAAGCCCAAGAAGGGCGCTCCCCCAGGTATGGACATGGCCATAAAGTGGTCCAACATCTACGAGGATAACGGAGAAGACGCTCCACAGCCTCACACGGGCAACGCTGTCTTCCTGCCCACAGAGGAACAGCCATCAGATTCAG ACGAGGATGGAGACAAGGCATCCGTGTCAGCAAaaaagaggagggtagagagctTCCAacagaaggagaagaggaagagggatcTGGGCCAGGCCACCTCTGACAAGAGTTTcgtagaggaagagaagaggattCTCAGGCAGAACGCGGACTGA